One Halalkalicoccus subterraneus genomic window carries:
- a CDS encoding DUF5795 family protein — MSQNRVVEGRMVNADRLAELIEGERPMEATEIEDADRECPDCGGDVIQVGYMPSVSEFVTGYKCQECSWSETDRE, encoded by the coding sequence ATGAGCCAGAACCGCGTCGTCGAGGGCCGCATGGTCAACGCCGACCGCCTCGCGGAGCTTATCGAGGGCGAGCGCCCGATGGAGGCCACCGAGATCGAGGACGCCGACCGCGAATGCCCCGACTGTGGCGGGGACGTCATTCAGGTGGGATACATGCCGAGCGTCAGCGAGTTCGTTACGGGCTACAAATGCCAAGAGTGCTCGTGGAGCGAAACGGACCGCGAGTAA